DNA from Oryzisolibacter sp. LB2S:
GGCCGCCTCTCAAGCCAACTTACCAGGAGTCACAATGAAACCCCTTAGCAAGGTCGCTCTCGCCGCAGGCGCCCTAACCCTCAGCGCATTTGCCAGCGCCGATCCCGTCAACAACTGGAATGTCCACAGTGCGGGCGTCTGGACCAGTTACGCCCCCAACCCCGGTGTCACTCTGTCCAATGCTGGAAAAACACTGACTTGGGGAAACAGCACCGGATTCGGGCGAAGCTCTCTGGTCATCACCAATGCGGCCGATTCCAATATCCCCACTTGGTGGGGTGGCGGCACCCCGCCGGCCGGCTATATTGCCCCCGGCGTGAGTCTGACGCACAACAATCGACCGATCACCGGCACAAGCCTGACGGATGCAACACTCACGGTGACCATGACGCTGACCCCGACCAATCCCGCGGGGCCTGCGCAAAACTTGCCAACGATCAGTTATGACATCAGGTTCGTTGAAACACCCAACAATCCTGGGCCAGGCGGCTGTGCTGCAGCAAGCCCTCCGGGCAATCCCTGCAACGACATTTTTGTGCAGGTTAGCGGCTTCTTGAATGACACGTTTGACTACGACGGCTATACGTATTTTGTGAATGCGTTCCCGACCAGCGGAGGAACCTTGAACGTGCTGTCCAACGCCGCATGTGCCGCTGCAGGCCTTGGCGCTGGTTGCATGGGCTTTACGACACCGGAGCGACAGTCCACCTCTCTGCCCTTTGGCATCACGATCTCGTCGCAGCCCCTGCAAGTCCCCGAGCCCGGTTCCCTCGCCCTCGTCGGTCTGGCACTTGCAGGCCTGGGCTATGCTGGCCGTCGGCGCCGCAGCGCCTGATGGTCTGATGCCTGCGAGTCACTGCACGCTCAAGACAGCGACATAAAGACTCCCAGTGCCGCAATCAACCGCCCGACGCCGGGTGAGGCCTCGGGCGGTTTTTCGTTGGCTTGGTCATGCCGTCGTATTCGCACCATGTCCAGCTGAGCAAAAAGGAATCTGCCGTCAGAACCCACGCGGTTCGAACCGCCAAACAAAAAACCGACATGGCCCTCACAGGCCATGTCGGCAAAACCTTGGAAATGAACTCACGCAACCGAATCAATCCGCCGTCTGCGTATAGGGCGTGGCGCCCTTGGGCACATACACGCCCTCGCACTGGTCGAGGTATTCCTGCTTCTTGGCGCGCGGGTTGTAGAACTGCTTGTACCAGATGCGTGCCTTCATGAAGGCGCCGTCGCTGGGGATGAACAGGCCGTTCAGGCAGGGTGCCTTGTGGTTCCACACCTCCATGTCCTGCAGGAAGGACTGCAGCACCGTATTCTGGAACTGCGCCGCGGCGATCTGGTCGGTCTTGGTGGCCACGGCCGAGCCGCTGGGTGACTTGACCACGACGCAATGCCAGACCTTCATCGTGCCATCGTCCACGGGGGTGTGGGCGATCAGCATGTAGGACTCTTCCATGCCCGTCAGATGCGACATCAGCAACCCGGGTCCATGGTAGGAGGTGATGGTGTGCAGGTCCGGGCTCACGCCGCTCTCGTTGACCAGGGTGCGGTGGCCGCCGCACTGGCGCTGGATGGCGTGGATGCCCTTGAACTCGTTTTCATAGCGCACGACGGTGGAGCCGTGGATGGGGCTCAGGTGGCCGTAGTCGCCGATGTTGTCCACGACCTCCTGCGGGTGCTGGTTCAGCATGCCCAGGTGGTCCCACTTGGGTTGAACCCAGGCCGGATCGTTCCACACGGGCAGGCTCGGGTGATCCCACTCGGGCTCGCCGCCCTCGGGGTCAT
Protein-coding regions in this window:
- a CDS encoding Rieske 2Fe-2S domain-containing protein, with product MATTKDYRLGEFTFPRGWFMIAESTELDTYKPLAVRFFGKDFALYRGRASGRVILLDAYCPHMKTHLAAPNTTSYVVIDGQGTNIDGDGLRCPYHAWRFGPDGKCDDIPYHEGTIPASACVKSWTVVESLGAVWVWHDPEGGEPEWDHPSLPVWNDPAWVQPKWDHLGMLNQHPQEVVDNIGDYGHLSPIHGSTVVRYENEFKGIHAIQRQCGGHRTLVNESGVSPDLHTITSYHGPGLLMSHLTGMEESYMLIAHTPVDDGTMKVWHCVVVKSPSGSAVATKTDQIAAAQFQNTVLQSFLQDMEVWNHKAPCLNGLFIPSDGAFMKARIWYKQFYNPRAKKQEYLDQCEGVYVPKGATPYTQTAD
- a CDS encoding THxN family PEP-CTERM protein; its protein translation is MKPLSKVALAAGALTLSAFASADPVNNWNVHSAGVWTSYAPNPGVTLSNAGKTLTWGNSTGFGRSSLVITNAADSNIPTWWGGGTPPAGYIAPGVSLTHNNRPITGTSLTDATLTVTMTLTPTNPAGPAQNLPTISYDIRFVETPNNPGPGGCAAASPPGNPCNDIFVQVSGFLNDTFDYDGYTYFVNAFPTSGGTLNVLSNAACAAAGLGAGCMGFTTPERQSTSLPFGITISSQPLQVPEPGSLALVGLALAGLGYAGRRRRSA